One Helicobacter pylori genomic window, AAGTGAGCACCAATTTAGGCAAACGCACCTTTCAGTTTTAATTTGATTGGTTTTTGGCTTTGTTTTAAAAAAGTTTACGCTTATTGTTGATGGTAAAAATTTGATTTAAACCCAATTAAGAAAAACCTTTTTATATCAAATAAGTTTGGTTATAATGCCAAACATGGGCGTTTTTAAACAATTGATCAAAGAATTGTATGAATGGTTGCTCCATTCTGTAGATATGGTTATCTAGCATTTGGTTGCTATGGCGTTAAAAATAAGCGTGGTAAAATATTTGATAAAAGAATTTCATGATCGCTTCATTTATTTTATAGATTTGATTGCGCAACATTTTATCATCGTTGCGCTTTCTAGTCTTCTCGTGTTGGTGTTTGGGGTTTTGATTGGGGTTTTTGTGTTTTATAACTCAAAGGCTAGGGCGTTTTTGCTCCCTGTGGTGAATTTTCTCTACACTATCCCATCGCTGGCGTTATTCGCGTTATTCATTCCTGTGATTGGAGTGGGGTTAAAAAACGCGCTTTTGGTGTTGGTCTTATACGGCTTATTGCCCATTGTCCATAGCACTTATAACGCTTTAAAAGAAGTGAGAGAAGAGGTGATTAAAGCCGCTATTGGGCTAGGGTGTAACCCCAAAGAGTTGTTTTTTAGGGTGCGATTCTTGCTCGCTATCCCCCAAATTTTAGTGGGCTTAAGGATTGCAGTGGTGATGTTAGTGGCGATGGCTGGGATTGGGGCGCTCATTGGGGCTGGAGGCTTAGGGCAGGCGATTTTTAGAGGGCTAAACACACAAAATACCATGCTTTTAGTGGCGGGTAGTTTGATTATTGCTCTTTTTAGCGTTTTAGCGGATAAATTCGTGAGCGTGTTTCAGCATGAAAACGCTTTGCAACGCTTATTTTCTCAAAACGCCACCCAAAAACAAAAAAGAAGAGTTTATATTAATTTAGCGGTGTTCCTTTTTTTATTGCTAGCGAGCGCTTTATGGCTCATTCCTAGAAACGCCATAGAAGAAAAACCCTTAGTCGTGGCGACAAAACCTAGCAGCGAGCAGTATATTTTGGGCGAGACTTTAAGCCTTTTGTTAGAAAAACACCACATTCCTATCAAGCGAGCGTTTGGCATTGGTGGGGGGACGATGAATATCCATCCGGCATTGATTAGGGGCGATTTTGATTTGTATGTGGAATATACCGGCACCGCATGGGTGAACACGCTCAAAAACCCTTTGACTCAAAAAGTGGATTTTGAAACGATTAAAAAGCGTTATGAGAAGGAATTTAATCTTTTGTGGGTGGGGCTTTTGGGCTTTAATAACACCTATTCCTTAGCGATTTCTAAAGAAGACGCTCAAAAATACGCGATTGAAACTTTCAGCGATTTAGCTTTTCATAGCCCAAATTTTGATTTTGGAGCGGAGTTTGACTTTTTTGAAAGAGAGGACGCTTTTAAGGGCTTAGTGAAAGCTTATCGCTTTCATTTTAGAAGTTTGCATGAAATGGATATTAATTTGCGTTATAAAAGTTTTGAATCCCATAAAATCAACGCTTTAGATGTCTTCACGACAGACGCTCAAATCAAAGAGCTGGATTTAAAGGTACTTAAGGACGATAAAGGGTTTTTCCCTAACTATCAGGCTGGTATTGTTATAAGAAAAGAAATAGTAAAAAAATATCCTGAAGCGTTAAAAATCTTAGAAAAATTGGATTCAAAAATTAGCGATGAAATGATGCAGGATTTAAACTATCAGGTGGAAGTGTTGAAAAAAAGCCCCCAAATAGTCGCTAAAGATTTTTTAGAAAGATTAGGGTTATAAAGCATGAAAGAAATCGTCAAAATAGAGAATGTGTCTTTTAACTACCACAATCGCGCTGTTTTTAAGGATTTTAATTTAAGCATTGAAAAAGGGGATTTTTTATGCGTTTTAGGGGAGAGCGGGAGCGGAAAAAGCACGCTTTTAGGCTTGATTTTAGGGCTTTTAAAACCCAGTCTGGGGAGCGTTAAAATCTTTAATGAGACCCTTTCAAACAACGCTTTTTTACGCCAAAAAATAGGCTATATCGCTCAAGGCAATTCCTTATTTTCTCATTTAAACGCTCTGCAAAACATGACTTTTTGCCTTAATCTGCAAGGCATAAACAAACAAGCCGCTCAAAAAGAAGCCAAAGCCTTAGCGTTAAAAATGGGGTTAGATGAGAGTCTTATGGATAAATTCCCTAATGAATTGAGCGGAGGGCAAGCCCAAAGAGTGGGCATTATTAGGGGGATTATCCACAAGCCAGAACTCATTTTATTAGACGAGCCTTTTAGCGCTTTAGATAGTTTTAATCGTAAGAATTTACAGGATCTCATCAAAGAAATACACCAAAATTCTTGTGCTACTTTCATTATGGTAACGCATGATGAGGAAGAGGCGCAAAAGTTAGCCACAAAAACCCTAGAAATCAAAGCCCTTAAATAAGGGCATGATTTTAAGGCTCGTTTAAAAATTCTGGCGTGGTGTTGTTAGTGGGCGTTTGCATAGAAGAATTAGAGCTGTTTGAAGTTTTTTTAGCGGGTTTTTCATTGAATGGGGGGGCTTTATAGCCGCAAGCTTGAATCGTTATCGCTACAAGTATTAAAAAGCATGTTAAGATCGGTTTATGGAACAAAATATTTTCTCCTTACTCATTCAAAAAAAGTCTTATAAAAAGCTTGAAACTCTTTTGAAACTCAAAAAGCTTAAGGTTTTTATGCCTTTAAGTTTACAAGAAAATTTGCTTTTTATCTTCATAAAAGACTCTAAATTGCTTTTTGCGTTTAAAGATCTTTGGGCTTCTAAGGAATTTAACCAACGATTCGCTAAAGAAATCAGCCGTTTTTTAAACACGCAGGGGCATGCTTATGGGTTTGATGAGTTAGACGGGTTAGAAATTTTAGGTTATGTGCCTAAAGACGCACTAAAAAAAGCCAATTTTTATGCCCCCATTAAAAAACAAGCCCGTTTTTTTCGCCCTAGCGCTTTAGGGTTGTTCCATAACCCCATTAAAGACGCTCGTTTGCATGAATGTTTTGAAAAAGCGCGTGCTTTGATCCACTACCAACGCAGTTTTTTTGAGGAATGAATGGCTGATTTATTGTCCAGTTTGAAAAACCTTCCTAATAGTAGTGGCGTGTATCAATATTTTGATAAAAACCGCCAATTACTCTATATCGGTAAGGCGAAAAACTTAAAAAAGCGCATCAAAAGCTATTTTTCCATCCATAATAATGAAATCACTCCTAATCCTCGCGTAAGCTTACGCATCCAAATGATGGTCAAACAAATCGCTTTTTTAGAAACCATTTTAGTGGAAAACGAGCAAGACGCTTTGATTTTGGAAAATTCTTTGATCAAGCAGCTCAAGCCCAAATACAACATTCTTTTAAGAGACGATAAAACTTACCCTTATATTTACATGGATTTTTCCACTGATTTCCCTATCCCTTTAATCACACGAAAAATTTTAAAACAGCCTGGCGTTAAATATTTTGGCCCTTTTACGAGTGGGGCTAAGGATATTTTGGATAGCTTGTATGAATTGCTCCCTTTGGTTCAAAAGAAAAATTGCATCAAGGATAAAAAGGCATGCATGTTTTATCAAATAGAGCGTTGTAAAGCCCCATGCGAGGGTAAAATCACCAAAGAAGAGTATTTAAAAATCGCTAAAAAATGTTTAGAAATGATTGAAAATAAAGACAGGCTCATCAAAGAGCTTGAATTGAAAATGGAGCGCCTTTCTAGTAACTTGCGTTTTGAAGAAGCCCTAATTTACAGGGATAGGATTGCAAAAATCCAAAAAATCGCCCCTTTCACTTGCATGGATTTAGCCAAACTCTACGATTTGGATATTTTTGCTTTTTATGGCGGGAACAATAAGGCGGTGTTAGTGAAAATGTTCATGCGCGGGGGTAAAATCATTTCTTCAGCGTTTGAAAAAATCCACTCCCTTAATGGGTTTGACACCGATGAAGCGATGAAACAAGCCATTATCAATCATTACCAATCGCATTTGCCTTTGATACCAGAACAGATTTTATTGAACGCTTGCTCTAACGAAGCGCTTAAAGAATTGCAAGAATTTATCTCTCATCAATATTCTAAAAAAATCGCTCTTAGTATTCCTAAAAAAGGCGACAAGCTCGCTTTAATAGAAATCGCTATGAAAAACGCTCAAGAGATTTTTAGCCAAGAAAAAACCTCTAGTGAAGATCGGATTTTAGAAGAAGCGCGATCGCTTTTCAATTTAGAGTGCGTGCCTTATAGGGTGGAAATCTTTGACACAAGCCACCATGCCAACAGCCAATGCGTGGGAGGAATGGTCGTGTATGAAAATAACGCCTTCCAAAAAAACTCTTATCGGCGCTACCATTTAAAAGGCTCTAACGAATACGCTCAAATGAGCGAGTTGCTCACCAGAAGAGCCTTAGACTTTGCCAAAGAGCCACCGCCTAATTTGTGGGTGATCGATGGAGGGAGAGCGCAATTAAACATCGCTTTAGAAATTTTAAAAAGCAGCGGGAGTTTTGTAGAAGTGATCGCTATTTCTAAAGAAAAAAGGGATTCTAAAGCTTATCGCTCTAAAGGGGGCGCTAAAGACATCATCCATACGCCTAGCGATACTTTTAAATTGCTCCCTAGCGACAAACGCTTGCAGTGGGTGCAAAAATTGCGCGATGAAAGCCACCGGTATGCGATAAACTTCCATAGATCCACTAAACTTAAAAACATGAAACAAATCGCTCTTTTAAAAGAAAAGGGTATAGGAGAAGCCAGCGTGAAAAAATTATTGGATTATTTTGGGAGTTTTGAAGCGATAGAAAAAGCGAGCGAGCAGGAAAAAAACGCCGTGTTAAAAAAACGAATCTAAAGGAAAAAACATGAAAAAAAGATTGAATATAGGGCTTGTGGGTTTAGGGTGTGTGGGGAGTGCGGTCGCTAAAATCTTACAAGAAAATCAAGAAATCATCAAAGACAGAGCCGGCGTGGAAATTAAAATTAAAAAAGCGGTGGTGCGAGACATGAAAAAGCACAAAGGTTATGCTTTTGAAATCAGTAATGATTTAGAGAGCTTGATAGAAGATGAAGAAATTGATATTGTCGTGGAGCTTATGGGTGGGGTGGAAGCGCCTTATCTTTTAGCTAAAAAAACTTTAGCCAAACAAAAAGCCTTCGTTACGGCCAATAAAGCCATGTTAGCGTACCACCGCTATGAATTAGAACAAACCGCTAAAAACACCCCCATAGGCTTTGAAGCGAGCGTGTGTGGGGGTATCCCTATTATCAAGGCTTTAAAAGACGGCTTGAGCGCTAATCACATCCTTTCTTTTAAAGGGATTTTAAACGGCACGAGCAATTACATTTTAAGCCAGATGTTTAAAAATCAAGCGAGCTTTAAGGACGCTTTGAAAGACGCGCAACATTTAGGTTATGCGGAATTAAACCCTGAATTTGACATTAAAGGCATTGATGCGGCGCACAAATTATTGATTTTAGCGTCTTTAGCGTATGGCATTGACGCGAAATTAGAAGAAATTTTAATTGAAGGCATTGAAAAGATAGAGCCAGACGACATGGAATTTGCAAAAGAGTTTGGTTATAGCATCAAACTTTTAGGCATCGCTAAAAAACACCAAGATTGCATTGAATTAAGGGTGCATCCAAGCATGATTAAAAACGAATGCATGCTCTCTAAAGTGGATGGGGTGATGAACGCTATCAGCGTTATAGGGGATAAAGTGGGCGAAACTTTGTATTATGGGGCTGGGGCTGGAGGAGAGCCTACCGCAAGCGCGGTCATTAGCGATATTATAGAAATCGCAAGGAAAAAAAGCTCTTTAATGCTAGGCTTTGAAACCCCTCAAAAACTCCCCCTAAAACCCAAAGAAGAAATCCAATGCGCTTATTATGCGCGTTTGTTGGTGAGCGATGAAAAAGGGGTTTTTTCTCAAATCAGCGCGATTTTAGCACAAAATGATATTTCACTCAACAATGTTTTGCAAAAAGAAATCCCGCATTCCAACAAGGCTAAAATCTTATTTTCCACGCACACCACCAACGAAAAGTCTATGCTGAACGCCCTTAAAGAGCTTGAAAATCTACAAAGCGTGTTGGATACCCCTAAAATGATCCGTTTGGAAAATTGAATGCGTTTTTTGAACAACAAACATAGAGAAAAGGGCTTGAAGGCTGAAGAAGAGGCTTGCGGGTTTTTAAAATCGTTGGGCTTTGAAATGGTGGAGAGGAACTTCTTTTCACAATTTGGCGAAATTGATATTATCGCTTTTAAAGAAGGGGTTTTGCATTTCATTGAAGTCAAAAGTGGGGAAAATTTTGATCCCATTTATGCGATCACGCCGAGTAAATTAAAAAAGATGATTAAAACGATCCGCTGTTATTTGTCTCAAAAAGATCCCAATAGCGATTTTTGCATTGACGCTCTTATTGTGAAAAATGGTAAATTTGAGCTTTTAGAAAATATCACTTTTTAGATTTTTATCCAAAACCCATGCGTTTTCATTAACATTCTTAGGATAAGATAGTTATCGTTAATCAAAATCATAGAATAATTAGGAGTAACCAATGAGTCACTATATTGAATTAACTGAAGAAAATTTTGAAAGCACCATTAAAAAAGGGGTTGCGTTAGTGGATTTTTGGGCGCCATGGTGTGGTCCTTGTAAGATGCTATCCCCTGTGATTGATGAATTAGCTAGCGAATATGAAGGTAAGGCTAAGATTTGTAAAGTCAATACCGATGAGCAAGAAGAATTGAGCGCGAAATTTGGGATTAGAAGCATTCCTACGCTTTTATTCACAAAAGATGGCGAAGTCGTCCATCAGTTGGTGGGTGTGCAAACTAAAGTTGCTTTAAAAGAGCAATTGAACAAACTTCTAGGCTAGTAGCCATGATAGATTGCGCGATTATTGGAGGTGGTCCTGCGGGTTTGAGTGCGGGGCTTTATGCCACTAGAGGCGGTGTTAAAAACGCCGTTTTGTTTGAAAAAGGAATGCCTGGGGGGCAAATAACCGGCAGTAGTGAGATTGAAAACTATCCGGGCGTTAAGGAAGTGGTGAGTGGGTTGGATTTCATGCAACCATGGCAAGAGCAATGCTTTCGCTTTGGCTTAAAGCATGAAATGACCGCTATTCAAAGGGTTTCTAAAAAAGGCTCTCATTTTGTTATTTTGGCAGAAGATGGCAAGACCTTTGAAGCTAAGAGCGTGATTATCGCTACCGGTGGTAGCCCTAAACGCACAGGCATCAAGGGCGAGTCAGAATATTGGGGTAAAGGTGTTAGCACTTGTGCGACATGCGATGGCTTCTTTTACAAAAATAAGGAAGTAGCGGTGCTTGGTGGGGGCGATACCGCCGTAGAAGAGGCGATTTATCTAGCCAATATCTGCAAAAAAGTCTATCTCATCCACAGAAGAGATGGTTTTAGGTGTGCACCTATCACTTTAGAGCATGCTAAAAACAATGATAAGATTGAGTTTTTAACCCCTTATGTAGTAGAAGAAATCAAGGGCGATGCTTCTGGCGTGTCTTCTTTAAGCATTAAAAACACAGCCACTAACGAAAAAAGAGAATTAGTTGTGCCGGGGTTTTTTATTTTTGTGGGTTATGATGTGAATAACGCCGTGTTGAAACAAGAAGACGGCTTCATGCTATGCAAATGCGATGAATACGGCTCTATTGTCGTGGATTTTTCCATGAAGACGGATGTTCAAGGCTTGTTTGCGGCAGGAGATATTCGCATTTTTGCCCCTAAGCAAGTGGTTTGTGCTGCAAGCGATGGCGCTACGGCGGCTTTAAGCGTGATTTCTTATTTAGAACACCATTAAATCAAGCTTATAGCCCTAGATTTTAGGGCTATCAGTTCTCGCTTCAAACATTCATCGGATTTTCAAAACTTGTGATGTATTTTAGTTTTTTGTTTAATTGCAATGCGATTTCGTTCTCTTGCTTTGTTTTAATTAGATATTGATCACAAAATTTAAAAACGCTCAAAACATTTTTTACAATCAATATAATAAAAGAACTTGTTTAATCAAAAAAGCGCTCCTTAGGGGGTTGTGGGGATTTAGTTGGGGGTTGTAGGGGGGAGAACTATTTTAATACCCCCTATTCTCTTAAGAGTTTTATTGCAAAACAGAGCCTAAAAACGATATACTCTATTAAAAATTATGGGAGTTTAAGCTTTGCGTGTTTTTATCATTTCTTTAAATCAAAAAGTGTGCGATACATTTGGTTTGGTTTTTAGAGACACCACGACTTTACTCAATAATATTAATGCCACCCACCACCAAGCGCAAATTTTTGATGCGATTTATTCTAAAACTTTTGAAGGCGAGTTGCACCCCTTAGTTAAAAAGCATTTACACCCTTATTTCATCACGCAAAACATCAAAGACATGGGGATTACAACCAACCTAATCGGTAGGGTTTCTAAGTTTTATTACGCTTTAAAATACTATGCGAAGTTTATGAGCTTGGGGGAGCTTGGGTGCTATGCGAGCCATTATTCCTTGTGGGAAAAATGCATAGAGCTCAATGAAGCGATCTGTATTTTAGAAGACGATATAACCTTGAAAGAGGATTTTAAAGAGGGCTTGGATTTTTTAGAAAAACACATCCAAGAGTTAGGCTATATCCGCTTGATGCATTTATTGTATGATGCCAGTGTGAAAAGTGAGCCATTGAGCCATAAAAACCACGAGATACAAGAGCGTGTGGGGATTATTAAAGCTTATAGTCATGGGGTGGGGACGCAAGGCTATGTGATCACGCCCAAGATTGCCAAAGTTTTTTTAAAACACAGCCGAAAATGGGTTGTTCCTGTGGATACGATAATGGACGCTACTTTTATCCATGGCGTGAAAAATCTGGTGTTACAACCTTTTGTGATCGCTGATGATGAGCAAATCTCTACAATAGCGCGAAAAGAAGAACCCTACAGCCCTAAAATCGCTTTAATGAGAGAACTCCATTTCAAATATTTGAAATATTGGCAGTTTGTATAATCAATAATAAAAAATACTAAAGAGCGTTTTAAAGCTTTAGTTGTCCCTATTTGATTAGAACAAAACTCGTTTTTAACCGCTTTTAAGAATGGATTAAAATTTTAAGTGGATTTTAAAAAGGGTTTTAACCCCTTTTAGCTTCTATAAGCAATCTAAATAAGACGCATTAAGAGAATGAAGTGCATCAGAAAACTATTTTCTAATTTTCTAATGTTATTAAGACTTTTTAGGATTGGCTTCGGTTACCCTAATCGTTCTGCCCATAAAATCCGTATTGTCTAATTTAGCGATCGCTTCACTAACGCCCTCTTCTTGCATTTCTACAAAGCCAAAACCTTTAGGTTTCTTCGTTTCTCTGTCATAAATCAGTTTGACATTAAAAACTTTACCAAATTGACTGAAAAGCTCCTTGACTTGCTCACTGGTAGCGCTATAAACCAAATTCCCTACATAAATGTTTTTCAAGATAAAATTCTCCGGTAAAAAAATGACAACATACCCATAAGAATATGAAAAAGTTATAAAAAAGTAACACTTCTAAAACCCAAACACATCCAAAACAGAAGTATGGTGGATTTTATCTAATGATTGCTTAAAAAATTATAAAAGCTATTAAAATTGGGTATTGATAATAAAATAGAGCTTACACACGCAAGCGGTAATTTTAAAAAGCGTTATTAAAGAATAAGGGGGAGCATGGTTTCAAAATCACCCCCTATCCTTTTAAAAACTTTACCATAAAAACAAAGTTTTAAAACACCATATCAAAGCCAAACAAGAACGCTTTGTTTAATGCCCTTCATCGGTTAAAACAGCCCCTGCCAAATACACATAAGTGAGAATCATAAAAACAAAAGCTTGTAAAATCCCCATAAAAAACAACACCATAAAAGGCGCTACAGGAACCGCCCAAGGCACTAATAAAAGCATGATGAGCAAGAACATGTCATCGCCCTTGATATTCCCAAACAAACGAAACGATAAAGACACGATCCTAGAAAAATGCGAGATGATCTCAATGGGGAACATGAAAGGGGCGAGCCATTTCACAGGGCCTGCAAAATGAGCGAAATACTTAAAAAAGCCCTGCACTCTAATGCCTTCAAAATGGTAATAAAAAAACACAATCAGCGCTAAAACCAGCGTAAAACTCCAGCTAGCTGTAGGGGATTCAAAACCAGGAATGATGCCTATCATGTTAGAAAAAAAGACATACAAAGCGATCGTGCCTGCTAGGGGGAAGTATTTGCGGGCTAATTCTTCGCCTATAATATCCTTAGCCACGCTCAAAATCGCGCTAATGATGCTCTCATACACATTCTGCAAACCCATAGGCACCATCTGCATTTTGCGCGACGCGCCAAGCGAAATGAAAAACATCAAAACCGCTGTCAAAACGACAAAAAACCCGGTGATAAAATCATGATTGGAGCTAAAAAAATTAGCAATAGTAAATACTCTGTGTTCCATGAAAAAGTTTCTCTAAGCCTTATTGAAAATTTCCTTAATTGTAGCAATTAAGTTTTAAAAACTCATTAAACCAAGCTTTTTAACGAGTTTTTTAACGATTTGTCTTGTTTTCTTTTAAAATTCACCCATAATAGTTAGGGGCTTCTTTGGTAATATCCACGCCATGCACATGGCTTTCTTTTAACCCCGCGCTAGTGATTTCTACAAATTCAGCGTTTTGATACAATTCCAAAATATTCTTCGCCCCCTGATACCCCATAGAAGAGCGCACGCCCCCTACTAATTGGAAAATCATATCCGAAACCCTACCACGATAAGGCACACGCCCTTCAATGCCTTCTGGGACTAACTTTTCACTCGCCACACCCTCTTGAAAATACCTATCAGAGCTCCCTTTTGTCATAGCTCCTATACTGCCCATGCCCCTATAGCTTTTATATTGCCTCCCTTGGTAAATCATAAAATCCCCTGGAGATTCTTCTGTGCCAGCGAGTAAAGAGCCTATCATCACGCTTGATGCCCCTAAAGCCAAAGCTTTAGCCACATCGCCTGAATAGCGGATCCCTCCATCTGCAATCACAGGAATATCAAATTTAGACGCCACTTCTACGCAATTATCAATCGCGCTCACTTGGGGCATTCCCACTCCAGCCACAATCCTAGTGGTGCAAATGCTTCCTGGCCCAATCCCCACTTTAACAGCGTCCGCTCCCGCGCTAATCAAATCGCTTGTGGCTTCTTTAGTAACCACATTCCCCACAATCACATCCACTACCAAGCTTTTTTTAATCTCTTCTAAAGTGTGTAAGATATTGGCTGAATGCCCATGCGCGCTGTCTAGCACCAACGCATCCACCCCAGCTTTAACTAACATTTCAGCCCTATCCAACTGCCCCACTCCAATAGCCGCCCCCACTCTCAACCTCCCAAAATCATCTTTATTGGCTTCAGGGTATTCAATGCGTTTTTGAATGTCTTTGATCGTGATCAAGCCTTTTAAGACATTATCTTTATCCACAATGGGCAATTTTTCAATCTTATGCTTGTGCATCAAATCGCTCGCTTCATCCAAGCTAATACCCACATGAGCGGTAACTAAAGGCATTTTAGTCATCACATCGCCCACTTTTTTACTCAAATCGGTTTCAAAGCGCACGTCTCTGTTGGTTAAAATCCCAATCAACAACCCCCTATCATCTACCACAGGCACGCCTGAAATCTTGTAATTATCCGTTATGACTTTAGCGTCCGCTAGCGTCCTGTGCGCTTGGATAAAAATAGGATCATTAATCACCCCACTCTCGCTTTTTTTAACCTTAGTGATTTCTTTAACTTGCGTTTGAATATCCATGTTTTTATGCACGATGCCAATACCCCCAAGGCGCGCCATAGCAATAGCGGTTTTATGCTCTGTAACCGTATCCATAGCCGCGCTAATAAAAGGGATATTCAAACCAATATTTTTGGTTAGGCGAGACTTTAAGCTCACATCTTTAGGTAAAACGCTGGATTTTCTAGGCACCATCAACACATCTTCAAAAGTCAAAGCCCTTTGTAAAATTCTCATTTTCTATCCTTAATCTAATTTTAAATCCAATTCTTGCTCTAAAGCGTAAGAAACATCTAAAAGGCTTTGCTCATCAAAAGCCTTAGCAATGAATTGCATCCCTATGGGCAAGCCTAAAGGATCTTTAGCGACCGGCAAGGCAAGGGCTGGCAAACCGCTCAAATTCGCCCCAATCGTGTAAATATCGCTCAAATACATTTCTAAAGGGCTTGCATGGTAGTTGAATAGATGAGCGGTCGTAGGGGCTACAGGGGTGAAAATCAAATCCACTTCTTCAAAAATCTTGTTGTATTGCTCTTTAATTATCAAACGCATTTGCTGGGCTTTCAAATAATAAGCGTCATAATACCCACTGCTTAAGACAAAATTCCCTAACATGATGCGCCGTTTCACCTCATCGCCAAAACCTTCACTGCGGCTTTTGAGATACAATTCTTTCAAATCTTTAATATTTTGAGCCCTCCTCCCATAACGCACCCCATCAAATCTGGCCAGATTCGAACTCGCTTCAGCCATGCTGATAATATAATAAATAGAGATTTGATAATGCGAATCCAACATCTTTTTTTCCACAATCTCATGCCCCATTTCTTTCAAGGCTTTAAGGGTGTTTTCATAAGCGAGTTGCACTTCATTGCTCGCGTCTTTAATGTGATCCCTTAAGACAGCGATTTTAAAGCGTTTGTCTCTGTTAAGGTTTTTAAAGGTTTGCGTTGGTTTGAGATTCGCACTCGTGGAGTCCTTACTATCATGCCCGCTAATAGCGTCAAATAAAATAGAAGCGTCTTCTACATTTTGCGTGATAGGCCCGATTTGATCAAAACTAGAGCAATACGCGATCAAACCATAACGGCTCACCCTCCCATAAGTGGGCTTTAACCCCACGCACCCACAATAGCTCGCCGGCTGCCTGATAGATCCGCCCGTATCGCTCCCTAAAGCCGCCACTGCTAAGCCACCAGCTACCGCTGCTGCACTCCCCCCACTGCTCCCCCCAGGCACTCTGTTTTTATCTCGTGGGTTTTTGGTGATCCCATAGCAACTAGACTCTGTGGTGCTTCCCATCGCAAACTCGTCCATGTTAGAAAGCCCAAACCCTGCCATGCTGTTTTGGTGCAAGTTTTCCATCACGCTCGCATGATAAGGAGCGATATAGCCTTTTAAAATCTTACTGGAGCAAGTGATTTCCCACCCCTTAACGCTGATATTGTCTTTAACAAGGATCGGCACCCCTTTAGCGCTAGCCCCATTAAGGCTAGGGGCTTTAATATAAGCGTTCAAATCTGAAGCTCTAACCTTAGCGTCAATTTCGTTTTTAAGGGTTTCTAATTCATCTTGAGATAAAGAAAGGGCTTGTTTTAAAGTGATCATGTGTTTAGCCTTACAAAAAATTTAATGGTAGTTTAACATGCTTAGAGACAAAACGAGCTTATAAGAGCGTTTTTAAAAAGCGTTCAACTTGCTTATTTAAATCTTTTAAACTGGAGCTGTTGTCTATAACATAATCGCTCATGGCGCGTTT contains:
- a CDS encoding YraN family protein: MRFLNNKHREKGLKAEEEACGFLKSLGFEMVERNFFSQFGEIDIIAFKEGVLHFIEVKSGENFDPIYAITPSKLKKMIKTIRCYLSQKDPNSDFCIDALIVKNGKFELLENITF
- a CDS encoding ATP-binding cassette domain-containing protein; protein product: MKEIVKIENVSFNYHNRAVFKDFNLSIEKGDFLCVLGESGSGKSTLLGLILGLLKPSLGSVKIFNETLSNNAFLRQKIGYIAQGNSLFSHLNALQNMTFCLNLQGINKQAAQKEAKALALKMGLDESLMDKFPNELSGGQAQRVGIIRGIIHKPELILLDEPFSALDSFNRKNLQDLIKEIHQNSCATFIMVTHDEEEAQKLATKTLEIKALK
- a CDS encoding homoserine dehydrogenase yields the protein MKKRLNIGLVGLGCVGSAVAKILQENQEIIKDRAGVEIKIKKAVVRDMKKHKGYAFEISNDLESLIEDEEIDIVVELMGGVEAPYLLAKKTLAKQKAFVTANKAMLAYHRYELEQTAKNTPIGFEASVCGGIPIIKALKDGLSANHILSFKGILNGTSNYILSQMFKNQASFKDALKDAQHLGYAELNPEFDIKGIDAAHKLLILASLAYGIDAKLEEILIEGIEKIEPDDMEFAKEFGYSIKLLGIAKKHQDCIELRVHPSMIKNECMLSKVDGVMNAISVIGDKVGETLYYGAGAGGEPTASAVISDIIEIARKKSSLMLGFETPQKLPLKPKEEIQCAYYARLLVSDEKGVFSQISAILAQNDISLNNVLQKEIPHSNKAKILFSTHTTNEKSMLNALKELENLQSVLDTPKMIRLEN
- the trxA gene encoding thioredoxin; translated protein: MSHYIELTEENFESTIKKGVALVDFWAPWCGPCKMLSPVIDELASEYEGKAKICKVNTDEQEELSAKFGIRSIPTLLFTKDGEVVHQLVGVQTKVALKEQLNKLLG
- the uvrC gene encoding excinuclease ABC subunit UvrC translates to MADLLSSLKNLPNSSGVYQYFDKNRQLLYIGKAKNLKKRIKSYFSIHNNEITPNPRVSLRIQMMVKQIAFLETILVENEQDALILENSLIKQLKPKYNILLRDDKTYPYIYMDFSTDFPIPLITRKILKQPGVKYFGPFTSGAKDILDSLYELLPLVQKKNCIKDKKACMFYQIERCKAPCEGKITKEEYLKIAKKCLEMIENKDRLIKELELKMERLSSNLRFEEALIYRDRIAKIQKIAPFTCMDLAKLYDLDIFAFYGGNNKAVLVKMFMRGGKIISSAFEKIHSLNGFDTDEAMKQAIINHYQSHLPLIPEQILLNACSNEALKELQEFISHQYSKKIALSIPKKGDKLALIEIAMKNAQEIFSQEKTSSEDRILEEARSLFNLECVPYRVEIFDTSHHANSQCVGGMVVYENNAFQKNSYRRYHLKGSNEYAQMSELLTRRALDFAKEPPPNLWVIDGGRAQLNIALEILKSSGSFVEVIAISKEKRDSKAYRSKGGAKDIIHTPSDTFKLLPSDKRLQWVQKLRDESHRYAINFHRSTKLKNMKQIALLKEKGIGEASVKKLLDYFGSFEAIEKASEQEKNAVLKKRI
- a CDS encoding ABC transporter permease/substrate-binding protein — its product is MALKISVVKYLIKEFHDRFIYFIDLIAQHFIIVALSSLLVLVFGVLIGVFVFYNSKARAFLLPVVNFLYTIPSLALFALFIPVIGVGLKNALLVLVLYGLLPIVHSTYNALKEVREEVIKAAIGLGCNPKELFFRVRFLLAIPQILVGLRIAVVMLVAMAGIGALIGAGGLGQAIFRGLNTQNTMLLVAGSLIIALFSVLADKFVSVFQHENALQRLFSQNATQKQKRRVYINLAVFLFLLLASALWLIPRNAIEEKPLVVATKPSSEQYILGETLSLLLEKHHIPIKRAFGIGGGTMNIHPALIRGDFDLYVEYTGTAWVNTLKNPLTQKVDFETIKKRYEKEFNLLWVGLLGFNNTYSLAISKEDAQKYAIETFSDLAFHSPNFDFGAEFDFFEREDAFKGLVKAYRFHFRSLHEMDINLRYKSFESHKINALDVFTTDAQIKELDLKVLKDDKGFFPNYQAGIVIRKEIVKKYPEALKILEKLDSKISDEMMQDLNYQVEVLKKSPQIVAKDFLERLGL